GCAACTCGCAAATCCACGTCTTCTGTCCAAATGCTGCAATACCCACACCGCCTACCACTTCATCTTGTTCATTCACTGCAACCCAATACTTTGCATTTGATTGTTGCTTGTAAAATTGTGCTAGACTGCTCAGTTGGGGGTCAAAATATGCTGTTCCTGGAATATTTAAGTTAAATGATTCCAATGAGCGTTTTATAATTTGCTCCATTGTATGATTGTCCTTTTCTTCAATTTCACGAATTTGCAATGTTTCATCCCCCACATCTAAATAATTTATGTATTCTAATATTATTCTTCTAATAATTCCATACTACTAGCTCTTTGTTCAAGTAACCTGCCCCTCGTATATTATGTTTAACTCCTTAAATACCATTCTCTTTTTCATCTTTTCTATCAATATAAGGTGGTCTGTTTGGACGTCTCGAGATATTTCTAGATAATGGTCTTAGGATCATTTGGGACAATTCTTCCTGCCCCTGTAGCTTGACTACATCTAAAGACTGTTTCTCAGTGTACGTGCGGCACTTCATACTCGCAGGCTGAGCGCACTGCCTCTCGAACTCAGGTGACAAGCAGCCCTGAGGCGGCTTTCGATGCAGATGCAGTTCTGATACACGAGGTTGATGATCGGCGTCCATACTAGAGATATCTCGAGGCGTCCAAGGAAATACCCAATGATTCCACAATGAAAGGAGGGTAACCCCCATGCGATTATTTGTTGGTTTAGACGTAAGTTCGTTTGACATGAAAGGCTGTATCCTTGATCAGGAAGGATCAAAAGTGGATACCTTCACGGTATCAAATGACCTTCCAGGAGCCACAGTTTTGAAGGAACGAATCCTCGGCCTTGCGAAAGGACGTAAAGTTGAAAGCGTTAAGATCGGTTTGGAGTCCACTTCGGTCTATAGCTTCCATCCTTCTATGTTCCTTCATTATGATGAAGACCTTAAGGTCTTTGACACTCAAGTGTTCGTCATTAATCCGAAACAGATTGCCAACTTCAAGAAAAGCTATTCGGATATGAATAAGACGGATGAAATTGATGCATTCGTGATTGCCGATTATGTCCGATTCGGCCGTAACCAGATGTCCATTGTCAAGGAGAGCCAGTATGTCGCACTCCAACAGTTGACCCGTTCACGTTATCACTTGGTTAAGATGATGACAAAGGAGAAACAGCACTTTCTCCAACATCTGAATTTCAAGTGCAGCAACTTTTCCCATGAGGTGGACTCTTCCGCCTTCGGAAATGCGATGATGGACCTCTTCCTCGAAAGATACAGCCTGGAAGAACTGGCCCAGATGCCTTTAGATGAATTGGCTGCGTTCCTTCAGGAACACGGGAAGAATCGTTTCTCTGATCCCGATAAAGTAGCTACTTCCATCCAACGGGCAGTCCGCTCTTCCTACCGCTTAGATAAAGTGGTAGAAGACTCAATGGATCTCCTTTTAGGTACTTCCATTGAGCTGATCCGTTCCTTTCAGAAACAGATCAAGGAAATCGACAAAGCCATTACCCGTCTAATGACAGGCCTTTCCCAGACCTTGGAGACTATACCGGGCATCGGACCTGTATATGCCGCAGGCATTATTGCCGAAATCGGCCAGATTGAACGTTTTGAAGATGAAAGCAAGATTGCCAAATATGCAGGTCTATACTGGCGGAAACACCAGTCTGGCCGCTTTACAGCTGAAGACACTTCTCTTTCGCGACAAGGAAACGAATATCTGCGCTACTACCTCGTTGAAGCCGCCAACTCGGTTAGGAGACAGATTCCCGAATATCGCGAGTTTTACCAAAAGAAATGTCTTGAAGTTCCAAAACATCAACACAAACGTGCCCTCGTCCTAACAGCAAGAAAACTCGTGCGATTGGTGGATGCGCTGCTTCGCAAACGCCAAGTCTTTGCGCAAGAAAGGTGCGTGAAGATCTGACAAATATACTTTGTCAGCGCAAGCCTTCCTGATTTCCAGTAAATTACATTTATTTACTGGTGTAGTTCCTTACGGTCTTTTTTAGTCACAAGTAAATTGAAAACTAAACATCTTTAAACTTTTGGAGTTGACATATTACCGCAGGTCTTTTATGGAACAAGAAAAGATGCCTGTTTTGGCAGCTGTTCTGAAACATAAGCATCCTATAGTCTAAGTGCAATGTTTCACAAATCTAATTA
This window of the Cytobacillus pseudoceanisediminis genome carries:
- a CDS encoding GNAT family N-acetyltransferase; translation: MQIREIEEKDNHTMEQIIKRSLESFNLNIPGTAYFDPQLSSLAQFYKQQSNAKYWVAVNEQDEVVGGVGIAAFGQKTWICELQKLYITPEAQGMGLSKELMKVALDFAKEHYTHCYLETLKKLQAANLLYIKLGFQQLERPLDGSEHNAMDAWYIKELS
- a CDS encoding IS110 family transposase → MRLFVGLDVSSFDMKGCILDQEGSKVDTFTVSNDLPGATVLKERILGLAKGRKVESVKIGLESTSVYSFHPSMFLHYDEDLKVFDTQVFVINPKQIANFKKSYSDMNKTDEIDAFVIADYVRFGRNQMSIVKESQYVALQQLTRSRYHLVKMMTKEKQHFLQHLNFKCSNFSHEVDSSAFGNAMMDLFLERYSLEELAQMPLDELAAFLQEHGKNRFSDPDKVATSIQRAVRSSYRLDKVVEDSMDLLLGTSIELIRSFQKQIKEIDKAITRLMTGLSQTLETIPGIGPVYAAGIIAEIGQIERFEDESKIAKYAGLYWRKHQSGRFTAEDTSLSRQGNEYLRYYLVEAANSVRRQIPEYREFYQKKCLEVPKHQHKRALVLTARKLVRLVDALLRKRQVFAQERCVKI